AACTCATTTTGGAGTTTTTCGATTTCATTTTCTTCGTTTGTTTGACTTTGCTCTTGTTCGTCACAAAGCTTTTTATTTTGTTCTTCGTTTATTTCACTCACGCTACCTCCTTAAGTTGTTTTAAAATTTTTTTGTAGTTAGTATAAACGCTACCTGCAAAAATAATATTAGCATCTTTTCCGAGAAAATCCGCATCTAATTTAAGCCCCATAAAACCTTCCTTAAATAAAGGATCAAATTCTAAATTTTGTTTAAAATCCATATGAACGGTTCCATCTAAGAGCTTATTAAAATCATCGTTTTGATAAATTTGATAAGCCCTTTGTTCGTTACTTCTGTGATAAATCAAACTTGTTCTTAAGAATTTTAATTTATCCGCAAGCTTGATAAAACCTACATTTAAAGCATAATTTTCAATATGAAAAAGCTCAAGTCCTAAAAAGCGTTTTGTAAATTCATAACTTGCTAAATCAAAGCTTAAAATCACTTGCTCTTCTTCAAAATCTAAAATCAGATATTTTTGAGCAATACGTTCTATTGCCTTTAAAATTAAATTTTTGCCCCCATATACAAGGCAATAAATTTTATTCTCTTTGCTTAAAAAGTCAAGCAAAGCAATATCTTTAATGCTGATTTTTTCTTTTGTATTAATATGTTCTTGCCAATAATTTTGCATTGTAAAAATGGTTGGTATACGTCCGCCGCTAATATGTAATTTTGTTAGCAAACCCTCATCACTTAACTTTTTAAAATACACGCGAATAGTGGATGATGGAATGCAAAGACTCATTTTGAGATTTAGCTCATTTGAGCCTATAGGCACATTATCTAAAAGATAAGCTTCAATGATGGATTCAAGTATAAGGTCTTTCTTTTTTATATTTTTCATTATTAGCACTCTGATTTTTAAATTGCTGAAGTCATTATACAACTTTTAGTGTTATAATGTCAAGTATTATTTTAATAAAAATATTTAATTTAATTTAGTCTATATATATAAAGTTATATTAGTGTATATATATAAAATTATATAAAAATGCTTTATTTTTAGTTATCCTTGAGCATATTTTTATTTTTTGTGCTATAATTTCGTAGCAGTATATTTAAAGAAGGTTATATCAAAAATGAAAAATCTTAGTGTTGAAGAAAAAAATGATTTAGAATCTTGCGTTTTTATTCCTCTTAAAGAAAGCAAAAAAAATAAAATTGTAGTTTTAATAAATAAAATATTAATTAAAATTAAAGAATTTATTGCTCTAAAATATAAGAATTAAAATCCCTAAAATTATAAGATAAGCTTTTAAATTGTGGAGAATTTATAATCAATCTGCATGATTTGTTGAGATTTTCCATTCCTTGAATTTGCAGTATTTTCTTTCCATTGATATTATTGAAGATTTTAAATAAAACGCAAGCTTGATTATCAACTTTATATAAAAGCGTTCCTCCTTTTTCAAAATCAAAAGGTTCTAAGAAAGTTAAATTCGGATTTTTACTCATTGTGTCTTTAATATCGCGATTAAGTTTATAAGATAGCATAATATCTTGCATTGTGGCTTGAATTTGTTTAATGGCGTTTGAAATTTCTTTATTATCGCTAAAGTATAATTCCTTAAAATCTGAATTTAAAAATTGTTTGAAACTATCACTTTTTTCAAATTTCTTGCAAGCATCAAAAAAAATAAAAGGGATAATTTCATTCTTTGAAACTAAAATTTGCGCACATTTTTGACCCTTATCATAAAGCGTGAGTAGCTTTACATCTTGACTTTGAATTTGTGTATTTGAGCTTTTGCTGTATGCAAAATCATTAAGCGTTTCAAAGATATTAGCTAAAATAAATGTTTTTGCTAATATTAATACAAGGATTAATTTTGGCAAAATAAATCTCCGTGATTTTTTCTAAGATATTCAATTACCTCTATAACCTCGTCCATACCTTGAGCATTTGAGTTCTCTAAAACATTATCAATACATTCGATGTAAGCATCTACGGCATCCTCCAAACGCTCTTTTTTGACTCCAGCATAAAATAGTGCTGCTTCTAAAACTATATTGAGTTCGTATTGCAATGCTTCAATTTCTTTTTTCATGATAAGCCTTCTTTAAGGGTTTTTTGTTTAATCAAATCATTAATCTGTGCTTTGATATTAGTATAACTTGCATTATCTTTAAAGCCGTTAAATAATCCACCGCTAGCGTTTTTATGTCCGCCACCACCAACTAGTTTTTTAGCCATTAAGCTAACATCCACTTTGCCATTAGCACGGAAACTTAAAGTCTTTCTAGAACTTACATCGATAAAAAAATCAAATTCAGGATTTTTTACTAAAAAATCATTTCCTATAACAGAGGTATTTCCTATATTATAAGTTAATAAACCTTTAAAATTTTCATAATAAATACTAAATTTATCTTTATAAAAATTTAAATGATTGACTATATAAGCAGAAATCAGATTCGCTAAAGTATCATTATGATTTTGTTTGAAAAAATCTTTTTTTAAAAAATGTATAGAATCTTCTAAGAGAATAGGGGCATTTTCTTTGTCTATAAAATGTCTTGCTTGTTCGAGTAAAAAAAACATATATTCTATGTTTTGTTTTGCAAACATTGTCCGATTGATTTCTTTAGCATTGGCTATCATTCCTAGAAAAATTTTACCTAATTCAAAATATTTATCGTCTTTTAACCAAATATCTATTGCATTTACCACTTTGACAAAGTGTGCTAAATTTTCATCTTTAAAGCAAATTTTAGAGAAAAAATCATAAACAATTTTTGTAGCACATCTTGAATTATCTAGTAAATACCAAGGGTATTTTTGCATACATTCAAGACCGCTTTGATGATGATCTAAAAGTAAAAGTTTAATTTTTTTGCTTTCTATGGCTTTTTGAAAATCTTCACATTGAGTAGGAGTTAAATTTAAATCAGTAATTAAGATATAAAATTGCTCATTAGGATTTTTTTGTAAATCTTGTTCAATTTGATTTAAAATAACAGTGAAATTATCATTAATTTCTTTACCATAGTTTGAGTTAAAAAAAACACAGTTTTTGAAATAAAAATTCACCACATATTGACAAGCGTATCCGTCAAGATCAGTATGTGAGAGATGGTAAATTTTCATATTTTTCCTTTTTATTATAAATTGACTTTTATAACACCTTCGGTTTCAAATTGCGTATTTTCAGCAATTTCAGCGAAACTTAAAACAACGATATTAATATTAAAATTCAAGCAAATATCTGCAATGAATTTTCTAAGTTGTGGTTCGACGCAAAGAATAAAAGGTTTAATCCGTGTTGAAACAACCGAAGCAAGTTCATTTTTTAAGGCGTCAACTAAAGCACCGGTTTGTGCTACATTAATCATCAAATGATAGCTTCCGTCTTTAAATTGTAAGTGATCCATTAAAATGGAAGAACTAGCAGAATCTAAAATATAAATTCCTAAATTTCCTTTTTCATCTAAATACATATTGGTAATCATCCGTGCTAAAGAGGCTCTAACATGCTCTATAATCATATCAAAACTTTTGCTTACCTCTGCTATATCGCTAATGGACTCTAAGATAGTAAGCATATCTTTAATAGGTATGTGATGTTTGAGCAAGTCTTTTAATACTTTTTGAATTAAGCTTACTGAAGCGACATTTAAAGCACCTTCTACGATAATAGGATAATCAGCTTTCACTTTTTCTAAAAGATTTTGCACTTCTTGTCGTGTTAAAAGCTCTGCTGCATGAGCTTTGATAAGTTCACTCATATGGGTTGAAATCACACTCGCAGGATCAATGACTATATAGCCATTTAGGGTAGCTTCATCTTTCAAATTTGCATCAATCCAAATCGCATCAGAATTAAAAGCAGGTTCTTTAGTGGCTATACCTTCTATTTCTTCAGTGATAAATCCACTATCCATTGCTAGGTATTTATCAGGATATATTTCAGCACTAGCGATGACAACGCCCTTGAGTTTGAAATTGTATTCATTGGGTTTTAATTGCAAATTATCACGGATACGAATTTTTGGCATTAAAAACCCTAGGCTTTGTGCAATAGTACGTCTCATGGAACGAATTCTTTCTGTAAGTTCATTTTCGGCAAGTCTTATAAGACCATAGCCAAGTTCTAATTCCAAAATTTCAATTTTTAAAATATCAGTAATTTTTCTTTCTTCTTCTTTGAGTATATCTTCTTCTGTTTTTTTAGGGGTTTGAGTTGCTTGATTTTGAGCTTGAGCTACTTGATTTGATTTTGCTTTTTTTATGTTAATGTCAATTTTACCTTCTTTAACTTGTTTAGTTAAATAACCAAGGCTTAAAAAGACCAAAGCCATAAAGCCCAAAGAAAGTTGTGGTAAACCGGGAACTAAGGCAAAAATAAAGAGTATAAAGCCTACGATTAAAAGTGTACGATACTCACTTAAGAGTTGATTAAGTGTGCCTTCTGCGAAATTATTCTCATCTTTGCTAGCACGCGTAATGATAATGGCGGTTGCAGTAGAGGTAATAAGACCTGGAATTTGTGAAACAAGACCATCACCAATAGTTAAAATGGTATAAGTAGAAGCACAAGCACTAAGCTCCATATCATGTTGTAAATAACCAATTAAAAACCCGCCAATGAGATTGATTATAGTAATGATGATTCCAGCAACAGCATCTCCTTTGATGAATTTGCTCGAACCATCCATAGCGCCATAAAAATTTGCTTCAGCTATTATTTCTTGGCGTCTTGTCCTTGCTGTTTGCTCGTCAATAAGTCCTGCGTTTAAATCTGCATCAATAGCCATTTGTTTTCCTGGCATGGCGTCGAGAGTAAATCTTGCTTGAACTTCTGAAACCCTTGTACTACCTTTTGTTACAACCATAAAATTGATTAAAACTAAGATGCAAAAAACAATGATTCCAATGACATAATTTCCTCCAACAACAAATTCACCAAAAGAAGCAATGATTTCACTTACAGCAACAGGTCCATTTTGTCCTTCACTTAAAATCATTCTTGTTGTTGCTATATTTAAAGCAAGTCTAAATAAAGTAATGATGAGAATTAAGGTAGGAAAAGTGGTAAGATCTGTGGGTTTTGGTATGTAAATTGAAATTAAAATAATTAAAACTGATAAAGCTATACTTAAAGCCAAGAAAAAGTCCAAAATTGCCGAAGGTAAAGGGACAATTATAATGGCTAAAATACAAACTATAAAAGCGACAATAGTTAAGCTTTTAGCTTTAACAACAGGACCAATTAGAGGTCCCAAAAAAGGAAAAACGAGATCAAAAATTTTATTTTTTGCCATTAGATTTTATGATATCAGCTAAGCTTATGGATTCTAAGAATTCATCTACTTTTTGTTGTAAATTTACCAGCATAGAAAGTAGGGTGCATTCTTCTTTGTGATTTGGGCATACGCCATTGCTACATTCAAAAACATTAATATCTTTTTTTTCTGCACTATTAATAATTTCTTTTATGGTGTATTCGTGAGGTTCCTTAATAAGAGCAAAACCACCTTTGGCACCTTTAAAAGATTTAAGCAGACCATCTTTAGCTAAAGTTTGCAGAATTTTTGCCAAAAAACTTTTTGGAATATTTAATTCTAGAGCCATAGTATCAACATCTTGAGGATTTTCTTTTTGTGAAATATATATCATGGAAAACAAAGCATATTCGCTGGCTTTTGTAAAAAGCACTTTTACTCCTTCTTTTTTATTGAAAATTTGTATTATATTTAATTTTTTCTGCTTAATGGCTTAAATTTATTATTTTTTCGCAATAAAATATAATTTCAGTTTTATTTTTGTTTTCTCAGAGTATAATTCTAATTTTTATAAAAAAATCTACCAATCAGGAGGTCATGATGGCTTTGGATTCGGCTAAAAAAGCAGAAATAGTTGCGAAATTCGCTAGAAAAGCAGGAGATACTGGTTCTACGGAAGTTCAAGTTGCACTTTTAAGTGCTAGAATTTCAGAACTTACAGAACATTTAAAAATCTATAAAAAAGATTTTTCGTCTCGTTTAGGTTTGTTAAAATTAGTAGGTCAAAGAAAAAGACTCTTGGCTTATCTTAAGAGAACAAATTATGCTAGTTACACAAAATTAATTAGCGAGCTTAATCTTAGAGACAAGTAATTTTTTGCCTTCTTTAATTAGAAGGTGATTTTTCTTCAACTTGATATAATCTTCATATTTTCTTAAAGTTTTAATAATCTTGCAATATCATTATAGGTTGCAAAAAGCATTAAGCTTAGAAGTAAAATCATTCCTCCATAACTTAAATACTCAAATACTTTAGGATGTACTTTTTTTCCAAAAAGCATTTCATAGATATT
This genomic interval from Campylobacter sp. CCS1377 contains the following:
- a CDS encoding HrcA family transcriptional regulator; the protein is MKNIKKKDLILESIIEAYLLDNVPIGSNELNLKMSLCIPSSTIRVYFKKLSDEGLLTKLHISGGRIPTIFTMQNYWQEHINTKEKISIKDIALLDFLSKENKIYCLVYGGKNLILKAIERIAQKYLILDFEEEQVILSFDLASYEFTKRFLGLELFHIENYALNVGFIKLADKLKFLRTSLIYHRSNEQRAYQIYQNDDFNKLLDGTVHMDFKQNLEFDPLFKEGFMGLKLDADFLGKDANIIFAGSVYTNYKKILKQLKEVA
- a CDS encoding 3'-to-5' oligoribonuclease B, whose protein sequence is MKIYHLSHTDLDGYACQYVVNFYFKNCVFFNSNYGKEINDNFTVILNQIEQDLQKNPNEQFYILITDLNLTPTQCEDFQKAIESKKIKLLLLDHHQSGLECMQKYPWYLLDNSRCATKIVYDFFSKICFKDENLAHFVKVVNAIDIWLKDDKYFELGKIFLGMIANAKEINRTMFAKQNIEYMFFLLEQARHFIDKENAPILLEDSIHFLKKDFFKQNHNDTLANLISAYIVNHLNFYKDKFSIYYENFKGLLTYNIGNTSVIGNDFLVKNPEFDFFIDVSSRKTLSFRANGKVDVSLMAKKLVGGGGHKNASGGLFNGFKDNASYTNIKAQINDLIKQKTLKEGLS
- the flhA gene encoding flagellar biosynthesis protein FlhA → MAKNKIFDLVFPFLGPLIGPVVKAKSLTIVAFIVCILAIIIVPLPSAILDFFLALSIALSVLIILISIYIPKPTDLTTFPTLILIITLFRLALNIATTRMILSEGQNGPVAVSEIIASFGEFVVGGNYVIGIIVFCILVLINFMVVTKGSTRVSEVQARFTLDAMPGKQMAIDADLNAGLIDEQTARTRRQEIIAEANFYGAMDGSSKFIKGDAVAGIIITIINLIGGFLIGYLQHDMELSACASTYTILTIGDGLVSQIPGLITSTATAIIITRASKDENNFAEGTLNQLLSEYRTLLIVGFILFIFALVPGLPQLSLGFMALVFLSLGYLTKQVKEGKIDINIKKAKSNQVAQAQNQATQTPKKTEEDILKEEERKITDILKIEILELELGYGLIRLAENELTERIRSMRRTIAQSLGFLMPKIRIRDNLQLKPNEYNFKLKGVVIASAEIYPDKYLAMDSGFITEEIEGIATKEPAFNSDAIWIDANLKDEATLNGYIVIDPASVISTHMSELIKAHAAELLTRQEVQNLLEKVKADYPIIVEGALNVASVSLIQKVLKDLLKHHIPIKDMLTILESISDIAEVSKSFDMIIEHVRASLARMITNMYLDEKGNLGIYILDSASSSILMDHLQFKDGSYHLMINVAQTGALVDALKNELASVVSTRIKPFILCVEPQLRKFIADICLNFNINIVVLSFAEIAENTQFETEGVIKVNL
- a CDS encoding RrF2 family transcriptional regulator, giving the protein MLFTKASEYALFSMIYISQKENPQDVDTMALELNIPKSFLAKILQTLAKDGLLKSFKGAKGGFALIKEPHEYTIKEIINSAEKKDINVFECSNGVCPNHKEECTLLSMLVNLQQKVDEFLESISLADIIKSNGKK
- the rpsO gene encoding 30S ribosomal protein S15, whose amino-acid sequence is MALDSAKKAEIVAKFARKAGDTGSTEVQVALLSARISELTEHLKIYKKDFSSRLGLLKLVGQRKRLLAYLKRTNYASYTKLISELNLRDK